A part of Anabas testudineus chromosome 7, fAnaTes1.2, whole genome shotgun sequence genomic DNA contains:
- the ampd1 gene encoding AMP deaminase 1 isoform X2, with protein MCWSLCPSETDEKMRAFAEKVFASETKDENIRDEISMFDVAEDCPILHHEMAYHLHTEDDTEKRKRLLRCTAMAMPMPRAALEVTVAPVESVEVDRPLYLEVPDFQRVAIVGDYAAGVTMDDFELSCKGLYRALTIREKYMKLAYQRFPRTASQYLRVIEGESFKPEDQVQPVFTSPPKKVEDAFDTKSLPKNLGYVARIKDGVMYVYNDAAAADKHQPKDLPCPDYATFIDDMNFLIALIAQGPTKTYTHRRLKFLMSKFNVHEMLNEMEELKELKMNPHRDFYNCRKVDTHIHAAACMNQKHLLRFIKKSYRVDADRVVHNLKGKEVTMKELFESLNLHPYDLTVDSLDVHAGRQTFQRFDKFNAKYNPVGASELRDLYLKTENQINGEYFATIIKEVASDLEDAKYQYAEPRLSIYGCNANEWNKLSSWFNKHRVFSPNLKWMIQVPRIYDIFRGRNFVPHFGKMLENIFLPIFQATIDPQSNPELSIFLNHVTGFDSVDDESKHSGHMFSTKSPKPEEWDIVKNPSYTYYIYYMYANIAVLNQLRRQRGMNTFLFRPHCGEAGAITHLLACFMTADNISHGLNLKKSPVLQYLYFLAQVPIAMSPLSNNSLFLEYAKNPLLEFHQKGLVVSLSTDDPMQFHYTKEPLMEEYAIAAQVFKLSTCDMCEIARNSVLQSGLSHEEKTHFLGKDYMKEGPEGNDIRKTNVAQIRMAYRFETLCYELDLIKEGLKIE; from the exons ATGTGTTGGAGTCTGTGCCCATCAG AGACCGATGAAAAGATGCGGGCCTTCGCCGAGAAGGTCTTTGCGTCTGAGaccaaagatgaaaacatcCGCGATGAGATCTCCATGTTTGATGTGGCTGAGGACTGTCCCATCCTCCACCATGAGATGGCCTACCATCTGCACACTGAGGATGATACTGAGAAACG CAAGAGGCTCCTGCGCTGCACTGCCATGGCCATGCCTATGCCGAGAGCTGCTCTCGAGGTGACTGTTGCCCCAGTAGAGTCAGTGGAGGTGGATAGACCCCTATACCTGGAAGTACCAGACTTCCAAAGAGTGGCCATCGTTGGAGACTATGCTGCTGGG GTGACCATGGATGACTTTGAGCTGTCTTGCAAAGGCCTTTATCGTGCCTTGACCATCAGGGAGAAGTACATGAAGCTGGCCTACCAGCGCTTCCCACGGACAGCCTCCCAGTACCTGCGTGTGATTGAGGGAGAGAGCTTCAAGCCTGAGGATCAGGTGCAGCCAG TGTTCACATCTCCTCCAAAGAAGGTGGAAGACGCCTTTGATACCAAGAGCCTGCCAAAGAATCTGGGCTATGTTGCTCGTATAAAGGATGGCGTTATGTACGTGTACAAcgatgctgcagctgctgataaGCATCAGCCCAAAGACCTGCCCTGCCCCGATTATGCCACCTTCATCGACGACATGAACTTCCTCATTGCTCTCATTGCACAGGGCCCAAC TAAGACTTACACTCACCGCCGTCTGAAGTTCCTCATGTCCAAGTTCAATGTGCATGAGATGCTGAATGAGATGGAGGAGTTGAAGGAGCTGAAGATGAACCCCCACAGGGATTTCTACAACTGCAGAAAG GTGGACACTCACATCCATGCAGCCGCATGCATGAACCAGAAGCACCTGCTTCGCTTCATCAAGAAGTCTTACCGTGTGGACGCGGACCGAGTTGTGCACAACCTGAAAGGCAAAGAGGTCACCATGAAGGAACTTTTTGAGTCTCTCAACCTGCACCCTTATGACCTCACTGTGGACTCCCTGGATGTGCACGCT GGTAGACAAACCTTCCAGCGCTTTGATAAGTTCAATGCCAAGTACAATCCCGTGGGAGCCAGTGAGCTGCGTGACTTGTACCTCAAGACAGAGAACCAAATCAATGGAGAGTATTTTGCCACCATCATCAAG GAAGTAGCCAGTGACCTGGAGGATGCTAAGTATCAGTATGCTGAGCCTCGTCTGTCCATCTATGGCTGCAACGCTAATGAGTGGAACAAGCTCTCGAGCTGGTttaacaaacacagagtcttcTCCCCAAACCTCAAATGGATGATTCAGGTTCCAAGAATCTA TGACATCTTCAGAGGCAGGAACTTTGTGCCACACTTTGGCAAGATGTTGGAGAATATTTTCCTTCCTATATTCCAGGCCACTATTGACCCACAGTCCAACCCAGAACTCAGTATCTTCCTCAACCAT GTGACAGGTTTTGACAGTGTGGACGATGAGTCCAAGCACAGTGGCCACATGTTCTCCACCAAGAGCCCCAAGCCAGAGGAGTGGGACATTGTCAAGAACCCCTCCTACACCTATTACATCTACTACATGTATGCCAACATTGCTGTTCTCAACCAGCTTCGCAG ACAGAGAGGAATGAACACATTCCTGTTCAGGCCTCACTGTGGTGAGGCCGGAGCCATCACACATCTGCTGGCTTGTTTCATGACTGCTGACAACATTTCTCACGGCCTCAACCTCAAGAAG AGCCCTGTGTTGCAGTACCTGTACTTCCTGGCCCAGGTCCCCATCGCCATGTCTCCTCTCAGCAACAACAGCCTGTTCCTGGAGTACGCCAAGAACCCTCTGCTGGAGTTTCACCAGAAAGGCCTGGTGGTTTCTCTATCCACTGATGACCCCATGCAGTTCCACTACACCAAG GAACCCCTGATGGAGGAGTACGCCATTGCAGCCCAGGTCTTCAAGCTCAGCACCTGCGACATGTGTGAGATTGCCAGGAACAGTGTGCTGCAGAGTGGTCTGTCTCATGAG GAGAAGACCCACTTCCTGGGCAAAGACTACATGAAGGAGGGTCCAGAAGGCAATGACATCCGCAAGACCAATGTGGCCCAAATCCGTATGGCATATCGCTTTGAGACCCTGTGCTATGAGCTTGATCTCATCAAGGAGGGTCTGAAGATCGAGTAA
- the ampd1 gene encoding AMP deaminase 1 isoform X1 — MPKALAPGPQKTDEKMRAFAEKVFASETKDENIRDEISMFDVAEDCPILHHEMAYHLHTEDDTEKRKRLLRCTAMAMPMPRAALEVTVAPVESVEVDRPLYLEVPDFQRVAIVGDYAAGVTMDDFELSCKGLYRALTIREKYMKLAYQRFPRTASQYLRVIEGESFKPEDQVQPVFTSPPKKVEDAFDTKSLPKNLGYVARIKDGVMYVYNDAAAADKHQPKDLPCPDYATFIDDMNFLIALIAQGPTKTYTHRRLKFLMSKFNVHEMLNEMEELKELKMNPHRDFYNCRKVDTHIHAAACMNQKHLLRFIKKSYRVDADRVVHNLKGKEVTMKELFESLNLHPYDLTVDSLDVHAGRQTFQRFDKFNAKYNPVGASELRDLYLKTENQINGEYFATIIKEVASDLEDAKYQYAEPRLSIYGCNANEWNKLSSWFNKHRVFSPNLKWMIQVPRIYDIFRGRNFVPHFGKMLENIFLPIFQATIDPQSNPELSIFLNHVTGFDSVDDESKHSGHMFSTKSPKPEEWDIVKNPSYTYYIYYMYANIAVLNQLRRQRGMNTFLFRPHCGEAGAITHLLACFMTADNISHGLNLKKSPVLQYLYFLAQVPIAMSPLSNNSLFLEYAKNPLLEFHQKGLVVSLSTDDPMQFHYTKEPLMEEYAIAAQVFKLSTCDMCEIARNSVLQSGLSHEEKTHFLGKDYMKEGPEGNDIRKTNVAQIRMAYRFETLCYELDLIKEGLKIE; from the exons ATGCCTAAAGCCTTAGCTCCAG GTCCACAGA AGACCGATGAAAAGATGCGGGCCTTCGCCGAGAAGGTCTTTGCGTCTGAGaccaaagatgaaaacatcCGCGATGAGATCTCCATGTTTGATGTGGCTGAGGACTGTCCCATCCTCCACCATGAGATGGCCTACCATCTGCACACTGAGGATGATACTGAGAAACG CAAGAGGCTCCTGCGCTGCACTGCCATGGCCATGCCTATGCCGAGAGCTGCTCTCGAGGTGACTGTTGCCCCAGTAGAGTCAGTGGAGGTGGATAGACCCCTATACCTGGAAGTACCAGACTTCCAAAGAGTGGCCATCGTTGGAGACTATGCTGCTGGG GTGACCATGGATGACTTTGAGCTGTCTTGCAAAGGCCTTTATCGTGCCTTGACCATCAGGGAGAAGTACATGAAGCTGGCCTACCAGCGCTTCCCACGGACAGCCTCCCAGTACCTGCGTGTGATTGAGGGAGAGAGCTTCAAGCCTGAGGATCAGGTGCAGCCAG TGTTCACATCTCCTCCAAAGAAGGTGGAAGACGCCTTTGATACCAAGAGCCTGCCAAAGAATCTGGGCTATGTTGCTCGTATAAAGGATGGCGTTATGTACGTGTACAAcgatgctgcagctgctgataaGCATCAGCCCAAAGACCTGCCCTGCCCCGATTATGCCACCTTCATCGACGACATGAACTTCCTCATTGCTCTCATTGCACAGGGCCCAAC TAAGACTTACACTCACCGCCGTCTGAAGTTCCTCATGTCCAAGTTCAATGTGCATGAGATGCTGAATGAGATGGAGGAGTTGAAGGAGCTGAAGATGAACCCCCACAGGGATTTCTACAACTGCAGAAAG GTGGACACTCACATCCATGCAGCCGCATGCATGAACCAGAAGCACCTGCTTCGCTTCATCAAGAAGTCTTACCGTGTGGACGCGGACCGAGTTGTGCACAACCTGAAAGGCAAAGAGGTCACCATGAAGGAACTTTTTGAGTCTCTCAACCTGCACCCTTATGACCTCACTGTGGACTCCCTGGATGTGCACGCT GGTAGACAAACCTTCCAGCGCTTTGATAAGTTCAATGCCAAGTACAATCCCGTGGGAGCCAGTGAGCTGCGTGACTTGTACCTCAAGACAGAGAACCAAATCAATGGAGAGTATTTTGCCACCATCATCAAG GAAGTAGCCAGTGACCTGGAGGATGCTAAGTATCAGTATGCTGAGCCTCGTCTGTCCATCTATGGCTGCAACGCTAATGAGTGGAACAAGCTCTCGAGCTGGTttaacaaacacagagtcttcTCCCCAAACCTCAAATGGATGATTCAGGTTCCAAGAATCTA TGACATCTTCAGAGGCAGGAACTTTGTGCCACACTTTGGCAAGATGTTGGAGAATATTTTCCTTCCTATATTCCAGGCCACTATTGACCCACAGTCCAACCCAGAACTCAGTATCTTCCTCAACCAT GTGACAGGTTTTGACAGTGTGGACGATGAGTCCAAGCACAGTGGCCACATGTTCTCCACCAAGAGCCCCAAGCCAGAGGAGTGGGACATTGTCAAGAACCCCTCCTACACCTATTACATCTACTACATGTATGCCAACATTGCTGTTCTCAACCAGCTTCGCAG ACAGAGAGGAATGAACACATTCCTGTTCAGGCCTCACTGTGGTGAGGCCGGAGCCATCACACATCTGCTGGCTTGTTTCATGACTGCTGACAACATTTCTCACGGCCTCAACCTCAAGAAG AGCCCTGTGTTGCAGTACCTGTACTTCCTGGCCCAGGTCCCCATCGCCATGTCTCCTCTCAGCAACAACAGCCTGTTCCTGGAGTACGCCAAGAACCCTCTGCTGGAGTTTCACCAGAAAGGCCTGGTGGTTTCTCTATCCACTGATGACCCCATGCAGTTCCACTACACCAAG GAACCCCTGATGGAGGAGTACGCCATTGCAGCCCAGGTCTTCAAGCTCAGCACCTGCGACATGTGTGAGATTGCCAGGAACAGTGTGCTGCAGAGTGGTCTGTCTCATGAG GAGAAGACCCACTTCCTGGGCAAAGACTACATGAAGGAGGGTCCAGAAGGCAATGACATCCGCAAGACCAATGTGGCCCAAATCCGTATGGCATATCGCTTTGAGACCCTGTGCTATGAGCTTGATCTCATCAAGGAGGGTCTGAAGATCGAGTAA
- the ampd1 gene encoding AMP deaminase 1 isoform X3, producing MPKALAPETDEKMRAFAEKVFASETKDENIRDEISMFDVAEDCPILHHEMAYHLHTEDDTEKRKRLLRCTAMAMPMPRAALEVTVAPVESVEVDRPLYLEVPDFQRVAIVGDYAAGVTMDDFELSCKGLYRALTIREKYMKLAYQRFPRTASQYLRVIEGESFKPEDQVQPVFTSPPKKVEDAFDTKSLPKNLGYVARIKDGVMYVYNDAAAADKHQPKDLPCPDYATFIDDMNFLIALIAQGPTKTYTHRRLKFLMSKFNVHEMLNEMEELKELKMNPHRDFYNCRKVDTHIHAAACMNQKHLLRFIKKSYRVDADRVVHNLKGKEVTMKELFESLNLHPYDLTVDSLDVHAGRQTFQRFDKFNAKYNPVGASELRDLYLKTENQINGEYFATIIKEVASDLEDAKYQYAEPRLSIYGCNANEWNKLSSWFNKHRVFSPNLKWMIQVPRIYDIFRGRNFVPHFGKMLENIFLPIFQATIDPQSNPELSIFLNHVTGFDSVDDESKHSGHMFSTKSPKPEEWDIVKNPSYTYYIYYMYANIAVLNQLRRQRGMNTFLFRPHCGEAGAITHLLACFMTADNISHGLNLKKSPVLQYLYFLAQVPIAMSPLSNNSLFLEYAKNPLLEFHQKGLVVSLSTDDPMQFHYTKEPLMEEYAIAAQVFKLSTCDMCEIARNSVLQSGLSHEEKTHFLGKDYMKEGPEGNDIRKTNVAQIRMAYRFETLCYELDLIKEGLKIE from the exons ATGCCTAAAGCCTTAGCTCCAG AGACCGATGAAAAGATGCGGGCCTTCGCCGAGAAGGTCTTTGCGTCTGAGaccaaagatgaaaacatcCGCGATGAGATCTCCATGTTTGATGTGGCTGAGGACTGTCCCATCCTCCACCATGAGATGGCCTACCATCTGCACACTGAGGATGATACTGAGAAACG CAAGAGGCTCCTGCGCTGCACTGCCATGGCCATGCCTATGCCGAGAGCTGCTCTCGAGGTGACTGTTGCCCCAGTAGAGTCAGTGGAGGTGGATAGACCCCTATACCTGGAAGTACCAGACTTCCAAAGAGTGGCCATCGTTGGAGACTATGCTGCTGGG GTGACCATGGATGACTTTGAGCTGTCTTGCAAAGGCCTTTATCGTGCCTTGACCATCAGGGAGAAGTACATGAAGCTGGCCTACCAGCGCTTCCCACGGACAGCCTCCCAGTACCTGCGTGTGATTGAGGGAGAGAGCTTCAAGCCTGAGGATCAGGTGCAGCCAG TGTTCACATCTCCTCCAAAGAAGGTGGAAGACGCCTTTGATACCAAGAGCCTGCCAAAGAATCTGGGCTATGTTGCTCGTATAAAGGATGGCGTTATGTACGTGTACAAcgatgctgcagctgctgataaGCATCAGCCCAAAGACCTGCCCTGCCCCGATTATGCCACCTTCATCGACGACATGAACTTCCTCATTGCTCTCATTGCACAGGGCCCAAC TAAGACTTACACTCACCGCCGTCTGAAGTTCCTCATGTCCAAGTTCAATGTGCATGAGATGCTGAATGAGATGGAGGAGTTGAAGGAGCTGAAGATGAACCCCCACAGGGATTTCTACAACTGCAGAAAG GTGGACACTCACATCCATGCAGCCGCATGCATGAACCAGAAGCACCTGCTTCGCTTCATCAAGAAGTCTTACCGTGTGGACGCGGACCGAGTTGTGCACAACCTGAAAGGCAAAGAGGTCACCATGAAGGAACTTTTTGAGTCTCTCAACCTGCACCCTTATGACCTCACTGTGGACTCCCTGGATGTGCACGCT GGTAGACAAACCTTCCAGCGCTTTGATAAGTTCAATGCCAAGTACAATCCCGTGGGAGCCAGTGAGCTGCGTGACTTGTACCTCAAGACAGAGAACCAAATCAATGGAGAGTATTTTGCCACCATCATCAAG GAAGTAGCCAGTGACCTGGAGGATGCTAAGTATCAGTATGCTGAGCCTCGTCTGTCCATCTATGGCTGCAACGCTAATGAGTGGAACAAGCTCTCGAGCTGGTttaacaaacacagagtcttcTCCCCAAACCTCAAATGGATGATTCAGGTTCCAAGAATCTA TGACATCTTCAGAGGCAGGAACTTTGTGCCACACTTTGGCAAGATGTTGGAGAATATTTTCCTTCCTATATTCCAGGCCACTATTGACCCACAGTCCAACCCAGAACTCAGTATCTTCCTCAACCAT GTGACAGGTTTTGACAGTGTGGACGATGAGTCCAAGCACAGTGGCCACATGTTCTCCACCAAGAGCCCCAAGCCAGAGGAGTGGGACATTGTCAAGAACCCCTCCTACACCTATTACATCTACTACATGTATGCCAACATTGCTGTTCTCAACCAGCTTCGCAG ACAGAGAGGAATGAACACATTCCTGTTCAGGCCTCACTGTGGTGAGGCCGGAGCCATCACACATCTGCTGGCTTGTTTCATGACTGCTGACAACATTTCTCACGGCCTCAACCTCAAGAAG AGCCCTGTGTTGCAGTACCTGTACTTCCTGGCCCAGGTCCCCATCGCCATGTCTCCTCTCAGCAACAACAGCCTGTTCCTGGAGTACGCCAAGAACCCTCTGCTGGAGTTTCACCAGAAAGGCCTGGTGGTTTCTCTATCCACTGATGACCCCATGCAGTTCCACTACACCAAG GAACCCCTGATGGAGGAGTACGCCATTGCAGCCCAGGTCTTCAAGCTCAGCACCTGCGACATGTGTGAGATTGCCAGGAACAGTGTGCTGCAGAGTGGTCTGTCTCATGAG GAGAAGACCCACTTCCTGGGCAAAGACTACATGAAGGAGGGTCCAGAAGGCAATGACATCCGCAAGACCAATGTGGCCCAAATCCGTATGGCATATCGCTTTGAGACCCTGTGCTATGAGCTTGATCTCATCAAGGAGGGTCTGAAGATCGAGTAA
- the csde1 gene encoding LOW QUALITY PROTEIN: cold shock domain-containing protein E1 (The sequence of the model RefSeq protein was modified relative to this genomic sequence to represent the inferred CDS: deleted 1 base in 1 codon): MERGSSEPPVARNTGSAPSTSTGPVPIPRSSSVSCHPHPGSKKHKRTPLYQRSMSFDPGMLHNNGHTAYANGTGPGIRETGVVEKLLTSYGFIQCSERQARLFFHCSQYNGNLQELKIGDDVEFEVSSDRRTGKPIAVKLLKIKPEVLPEERISGQVVSAIPVHLDGKSAPGQVPTGSVCYERNGEVFYLTYTPDDVEGNMHLDTGDKVSFYMETNKHTGAVSARNIQLVKKKQMRCQGVVCATKEAFGFIERADVVKEIFFHYSEFKGDLEALQAGDDVEFTIKDRNGKEVATDVRLLPQGTVIFEDISIEQFEGTVVKVIPKVPTKNQNDPLPGRISARIGFTDKELPFGEKDTKSKVTLLEGDHIQFNISTDRRDKLERATNIDILPDTFNFTKETREMGVIAAIRDGFGFIKCVDRDARMFFHFSEVLEESQLHISDEVEFTVVPDMLSAQRNHAVRIKKLPKGTVSFHTQSEQRFMGVVEKEVVAATAKNASPTKVKEKESEEGVIAYEDCGVKLTVPYHAKDLDGGSHPQVGDKVEFSINEVKRTGQQSAVSIRVLNRNASNAKRLHGFVATLKDNFGFIETANHDQEIFFHYSEVCGDLDNLELGDTVEYTLSKGKGNKVSAEKVTRVAAVNGIVEDLGATVIMGKVIRPLRSVDPSQTEYQGLIEVIEEGGTKSLNYPFGIMGMANKADCLQKGELVKFQVCTVSQTGQKMACYIVPQRRAMVECVKDQFGFITYEVGESKKLFFHVKEVQDGLELQTGDEVEFSVVLNQRTGKCSACNVRRVSEGPKPVATPRPDRLVNRLKSITLDDASAPRLVILRQPRGPDNSKGFSVERKTRQPGVID, encoded by the exons ATGGAACGGGGGTCCTCTGAACCTCCAGTGGCTCGCAACACTGGCTCTGCCCCATCAACCTCCACTGGTCCTGTGCCTATCCCCCGCTCCTCCTCCGTCTCTTGCCATCCCCACCCAGGAAGTAAAAAACACAAGCGAACTCCCCTGTATCAGAGATCA ATGAGTTTTGACCCAGGTATGCTCCATAACAATGGGCACACTGCATATGCCAACGGCACAGGGCCTGGTATTAGAGAAACTGGTGTGGTAGAGAAACTCCTGACTTCCTATGGGTTCATCCAGTGCTCTGAACGTCAAGCTCGTCTCTTCTTCCACTGCTCCCAGTACAATGGCAACCTGCAGGAGCTTAAAATAGGAG ATGATGTAGAGTTTGAGGTATCCTCTGACAGGCGCACTGGCAAGCCCATAGCAGTGAAGCTGCTTAAGATAAAGCCAGAGGTGCTGCCAGAGGAGCGCATCTCGGGCCAG GTTGTGTCAGCAATTCCAGTGCATTTGGATGGAAAGTCTGCTCCCGGCCAGGTGCCTACTGGCAGTGTTTGTTATGAAAGAAATGGG GAAGTGTTCTACCTTACCTATACTCCTGATGATGTGGAGGGTAATATGCACCTGGACACAGGTGACAAAGTTAGCTTTTACATGGAGACCAACAAGCA TACTGGTGCTGTCAGTGCTCGTAACATTCAGCTTGTgaagaaaaagcaaatgagaTGCCAGGGTGTGGTGTGTGCTACAAAG GAGGCCTTTGGATTCATTGAAAGGGCTGATGTGGTGAAGGAGATCTTCTTTCACTACAGTGAGTTCAAGGGTGACCTGGAGGCTCTGCAGGCTGGAGATGATGTTGAGTTCACCATCAAAGACAGAAAC GGTAAAGAAGTAGCCACAGATGTGAGGCTTCTCCCCCAAGGAACAGTCATCTTTGAGGATATCAGCATTGAGCAGTTTGAAGGCACTGTTGTCAAAGTCATTCCCAAGGTTCCCACCAAAAACCAG AATGACCCTCTACCAGGTCGTATCAGTGCCCGGATTGGTTTCACCGACAAGGAACTTCCATTTGGTGAGAAGGACACAAAGTCCAAGGTGACCCTTTTGGAGGGAGACCATATACAGTTCAACATCTCCACAGACCGCAGAGACAAGCTGGAGAGGGCTACCAACATTGATATCCTACCAGACACCTTCAACTTCACTAAGGAGACCCGTGAAATG GGGGTGATTGCAGCAATACGTGATGGCTTTGGCTTCATTAAGTGTGTAGATCGAGATGCCAGGATGTTCTTTCACTTCAGTGAAGTACTAGAGGAGAGCCAGCTGCACATCTCAGATGAAGTGGAGTTCACAGTTGTGCCT GATATGCTGTCTGCTCAGAGGAACCATGCAGTGCGCATCAAGAAGCTGCCCAAGGGCACAGTGTCTTTCCATACCCAGTCTGAACAGCGCTTCATGGGTGTGGTGGAAAAAGAAGTTGTGGCGGCCACCGCGAAGAATGCCAGTCCCACCAAGGTCAAGGAGAAG GAATCGGAGGAAGGAGTGATTGCATATGAAGACTGTGGAGTGAAGCTCACGGTGCCATACCATGCCAAGGATCTGGATGGAGGAAGTCACCCACAGGTTGGAGACAAG GTGGAGTTCTCCATCAATGAGGTGAAGCGAACTGGCCAGCAGAGTGCAGTCTCCATCAGGGTTCTGAACCGAAATGCCTCCAATGCCAAGAGACTGCATGGATTTGTTGCAACACTGAAGGACAACTTTGGCTTCATTGAGACAGCAAATCATGACCAAGAGATTTTCTTTCACTACAG TGAGGTGTGTGGAGACTTGGACAACTTGGAGCTGGGGGACACAGTGGAGTATACTCTCtca aagggaaaaggaaacaaagtcAGTGCTGAAAAGGTTACCAGAGTGGCTGCAG TAAACGGCATTGTTGAGGATCTTGGCGCAACTGTGATTATGGGGAAAGTCATCCGTCCCTTACGCAGCGTGGACCCCTCACAAACAGAATACCAAGGGCTTATTGAAGTCATAGAGGAAG gtgGAACTAAAAGCCTGAATTATCCATTTGGAATCATGGGTATGGCGAATAAGGCAGATTGTCTACAGAAAGGAGAGCTTGTGAAGTTTCAAGTTTGCACAGTGTCCCAAACTGGACAGAAGATGGCCTGTTATATAGTCCCTCAGCGTAGAGCTATGGTGGAGTGTGTCAAAGACCAG TTTGGCTTCATAACGTATGAAGTTGGTGAGAGCAAGAAGCTTTTTTTCCATGTAAAAGAAGTCCAGGATGGCTTGGAGCTGCAGACTGGGGATGAGGTGGAATTCTCAGTTGTCCTCAATCAGCGCACAGGAAAATGTAGTGCCTGCAATGTACGCAGAGTCAG TGAGGGGCCTAAACCCGTGGCGACTCCTCGTCCAGATCGTCTGGTGAACCGACTGAAGAGCATCACTCTTGACGATGCCAGTGCTCCTCGTCTGGTCATTCTAAGACAGCCCCGTGGTCCTGACAATTCAAAG GGCTTTAGTGTGGAGCGCAAGACTCGTCAGCCTGGTGTCATTGACTGA
- the rassf11 gene encoding ras association domain-containing protein 8: MEVKVFVDGIPRVVCGVTEETTCQEVVIALAQALGQSGRYTLREKFKDFERCMTPSEHLLETLERYGEQAKEVQLTLIHNGPSVWNEMSRTKVGRYQPCPPLRRRDAGSRLWRGSGSRSLHRQSLPPLSCFRQEAEQQKEELKRPKRKSLTLMEEAWEWLESLGKGKVYSTASEKEGGKRADKRNHSSLSVGKDNAGRSTRSKVRGKEKNLKSDSDHRTSDCAGSKTKDKDYSNRQEAKSDDLLDLNSASAEDEKNSLRETIICQLSCLQDLQVHMAFIDRQITELEDKHRAEKAEQEAQQRIAEEEIEQIKFWENELKAEEGYEKDLQLQFLEMKAKVVECKAKLEDYKHKMQGPDFFGVHNTAQENSGMVSNAGESAATETDRHQQPSDPHVDVNINRKFLPKDDKPPHALVLPNQIKERRPRWSEAQSSQLQTTKKAIHRSELTIYLSSTKV, from the exons ATGGAAGTGAAGGTGTTTGTGGATGGTATCCCACGCGTGGTCTGCGGAGTTACAGAGGAAACAACATGCCAAGAAGTGGTCATAGCACTGGCTCAAGCTCTGG GTCAGTCTGGACGCTACACATTAAGGGAGAAATTCAAAGACTTTGAGCGCTGCATGACACCCAGTGAACACCTTCTGGAGACTCTGGAGAGGTACGGTGAGCAGGCAAAGGAAGTTCAGCTCACCCTGATCCACAACGGACCCTCTGTTTGGAATGAAATGAGCAGAACCAAAGTTGGCAGATACCAACCATGTCCCCCCCTGAGAAGAAGAGATGCAGGCAGCAGACTGTGGAGGGGCAGCGGTTCACGAAGTTTGCATCGTCAAAGCTTGCCACCCTTGTCCTGTTTCAGACAAGAAGCTGAGCAACAAAAAGAGGAGCTGAAAAGACCTAAAAGAAAGTCTTTGACCCTCATGGAGGAGGCCTGGGAATGGCTGGAGAGTTTGGGAAAAGGCAAGGTCTACAGTACTGCCTCTGAGAAAGAGGGCGGTAAGAGGGCTGATAAAAGGAACCACAGCTCTCTCAGTGTTGGCAAAGATAATGCAGGTCGAAGTACTCGAAGCAAagtcagaggaaaagagaaaaatctgaAGTCGGACTCGGACCATCGAACATCCGACTGTGCCGGATCAAAGACAAAGGATAAAGACTACAGTAACAGGCAAGAGGCAAAATCTGATGACCTGCTCGATTTAAACTCTGCTTCGGCTGAAGATGAGAAAAATAGTCTGAGAGAAACTATAATATGTCAACTAAGTTGTTTGCAGGATTTACAGGTCCACATGGCATTCATAGACAGACAGATCACTGAGCTCgaggacaaacacagagctgaaaaaGCTGAGCAGGAAGCTCAGCAGAGAATAGCTGAAGAGGAAATTGAACAAATCAAGTTTTGGGAAAATGAATTAAAGGCAGAAGAAGGCTATGAGAAAGATTTGCAGCTTCAGTTCCTTGAGATGAAGGCAAAGGTAGTGGAGTGCAAAGCTAAACTGGAGGACTACAAGCACAAAATGCAGGGACCTGATTTCTTTGGCGTTCACAACACTGCTCAGGAGAATTCAGGAATGGTCTCAAATGCTGGTGAAAGTGCTGCAACTGAGACCGACCGACATCAGCAACCATCAGATCCACATGTGGATGTAAATATTAACAGGAAGTTCCTGCCCAAAGACGACAAACCTCCTCACGCTCTAGTTCTTCCCAACCAGATAAAGGAGCGACGGCCACGCTGGTCTGAGGCCCAAAGTTCCCAATTACAGACCACAAAGAAGGCGATTCACCGCTCTGAACTTACAATATATCTGAGCAGTACCAAGGTTTAG